A genomic segment from Thermococcus sp. LS1 encodes:
- a CDS encoding DUF4932 domain-containing protein: MKRLAALIIMLLFLSSAVSVSAYNVSSKVSVTISPNSELLSVVYYLAFGRNDTFVINRGDYLSDVDAYFGPYRNHPAVKMLREHLENATTTPDRDMRLYYLEAYLLMCTEPPELKSWYNFTDEWLIGFLDALRDFATETDFMAFYEAHQDYYWQDIDIYASALELLPPDEFMRQYMDLTNVRFEFYHPYLVAIHGHSFNPVINGTQIYGAGGMIPLVRRDPQRTEWTYKTARDTMFGLPLNRDYIKNRRLDELIYLGFVYHELGHDITTEELNWNYGLTYDLRYLEDTIEEDMPYLATYDIHFWWDTMMVYEGFADGWMDFSLKSVDPAYVELAMWMQRAWGEFWIEDMVEIYEKYTLISVQEGKPLGDYVVDMMSELKEKIPPEKAGELYLERVPVTLLRALDRGAVAGKVIVVYGTQNPDPSGTEYDRETAEIVANYLETFYSQWPDGVAVVVKADVNVTDEELRENLILIGGPLANKIIAELQDDFPLRFVKYGDEWVLERSEHWDWGIASFILQENDAYPVLEGWNANYLNASVIMAIRNPLNPENYIVWIAGADRYGTRLYKNPTYYLSSYEIFNGKEIEMGFYVQPKAS, translated from the coding sequence ATGAAGAGATTAGCAGCGTTAATAATCATGCTGTTGTTCCTGAGTAGTGCCGTTTCAGTAAGCGCTTACAATGTCAGTTCCAAAGTCTCGGTAACTATAAGCCCCAACTCGGAGCTTCTTTCAGTGGTATATTATCTGGCTTTTGGAAGAAACGACACCTTCGTCATCAACAGAGGGGACTACCTCAGTGATGTTGACGCTTACTTTGGCCCATATAGAAATCATCCGGCCGTCAAGATGCTCAGGGAGCATTTGGAGAACGCTACGACGACCCCAGACAGGGACATGAGGCTCTACTACCTCGAGGCATATCTCTTGATGTGCACGGAGCCGCCAGAGCTGAAGTCATGGTACAACTTCACCGACGAATGGCTCATTGGATTTCTCGATGCTCTGAGAGACTTCGCAACGGAAACCGACTTCATGGCATTCTATGAGGCCCATCAGGATTATTATTGGCAGGATATTGACATCTATGCTAGTGCCCTTGAACTCCTTCCGCCGGATGAGTTCATGAGACAGTACATGGACCTCACAAACGTCCGCTTTGAGTTTTATCATCCTTACCTCGTTGCCATCCACGGCCACAGCTTCAACCCGGTAATCAACGGCACACAGATATACGGCGCTGGCGGAATGATCCCCCTGGTGAGGCGCGACCCTCAGAGGACTGAGTGGACATACAAGACAGCCCGCGACACAATGTTTGGTTTGCCGCTCAACAGGGACTACATTAAGAACAGGAGACTGGACGAGCTCATCTATCTCGGCTTCGTCTACCACGAGCTTGGCCATGACATCACGACCGAGGAACTGAACTGGAACTACGGCCTCACCTACGACCTCAGATACCTCGAGGATACGATAGAGGAGGACATGCCTTACCTTGCGACCTATGACATACACTTCTGGTGGGACACGATGATGGTGTACGAGGGCTTCGCTGACGGATGGATGGACTTTTCACTGAAGAGTGTTGACCCCGCCTACGTGGAGCTGGCGATGTGGATGCAGAGGGCATGGGGAGAGTTCTGGATAGAAGACATGGTTGAAATCTACGAGAAGTACACCCTGATAAGCGTTCAGGAAGGAAAACCTCTGGGCGACTACGTCGTTGACATGATGAGCGAGCTCAAGGAAAAGATTCCGCCCGAGAAAGCGGGAGAGTTATACCTGGAGCGCGTTCCAGTGACACTCCTCAGGGCCCTCGACAGGGGGGCCGTTGCTGGAAAGGTCATCGTAGTTTACGGCACCCAGAATCCAGACCCGAGTGGAACCGAATACGACAGGGAGACGGCTGAGATTGTTGCGAATTACCTTGAGACTTTCTACTCCCAGTGGCCAGACGGCGTCGCGGTAGTCGTCAAGGCCGACGTCAACGTTACCGACGAAGAACTGAGGGAGAACCTTATCCTCATTGGCGGCCCCCTTGCCAACAAGATTATTGCCGAACTCCAGGACGACTTTCCGTTGCGCTTTGTGAAATACGGAGACGAGTGGGTTTTGGAAAGGTCGGAGCACTGGGACTGGGGCATTGCCTCCTTCATACTCCAAGAGAACGATGCCTATCCAGTCCTTGAGGGGTGGAACGCCAACTACCTCAACGCATCGGTGATAATGGCCATCAGGAACCCGCTCAACCCTGAGAACTACATTGTATGGATAGCCGGAGCAGACCGCTACGGCACGAGGCTCTACAAGAATCCAACCTACTACCTCAGCAGCTACGAAATCTTCAATGGAAAAGAGATAGAGATGGGATTCTACGTTCAGCCTAAAGCCTCTTGA
- a CDS encoding ABC transporter permease: MSLGSSIVPILVTSLMAMVPIVLTSVGAVVSERAGIVNIGYEGIIMISAFFGAIAAEVSGSWFIGLLGGAFVGALLGMLHGFITVYLKGDHIIPGIGINLLAMGLVPFGIMAYWGTAGQHQVPDTVRVPNWNTAYGNISPMIIVTLVITFVTYWVLFKTPLGLRIRAMGENPEAADAIGLNVEKYRFWAAVYGAALAGLAGAYISIDWVGAVTKNVAAGRGFIALANMVFSGWNPLMALVGGFLFGFFDTVAIWVQSSQVVPWQFVQMLPYVMTIIIVAGIIGKVRPPKWDGRPYKRE; encoded by the coding sequence ATGAGCCTCGGATCATCAATCGTCCCAATCCTAGTGACCTCACTGATGGCCATGGTGCCCATAGTTCTTACGAGCGTTGGTGCGGTTGTCAGCGAGCGCGCTGGAATAGTCAACATCGGCTACGAGGGAATCATAATGATAAGTGCCTTCTTCGGCGCTATTGCGGCAGAAGTCAGCGGAAGCTGGTTCATCGGTCTCCTTGGGGGAGCCTTTGTCGGCGCCCTCCTCGGAATGCTCCACGGCTTCATCACGGTCTACCTCAAGGGAGACCACATCATCCCGGGTATCGGTATAAACCTCCTCGCCATGGGTCTCGTCCCCTTCGGTATCATGGCCTACTGGGGAACGGCAGGTCAGCACCAGGTTCCAGACACCGTCAGGGTTCCCAACTGGAACACCGCCTACGGGAACATCAGCCCCATGATAATAGTGACCCTCGTCATAACTTTCGTCACCTACTGGGTGCTCTTCAAAACGCCGCTTGGACTGAGGATAAGGGCCATGGGTGAGAACCCAGAGGCAGCAGATGCCATAGGCCTGAACGTTGAGAAGTACCGCTTCTGGGCGGCAGTGTACGGTGCTGCACTGGCGGGTCTCGCTGGAGCCTACATCAGCATAGACTGGGTCGGAGCGGTCACCAAGAACGTTGCAGCTGGAAGGGGTTTCATAGCGCTCGCCAACATGGTGTTCAGCGGCTGGAACCCGCTAATGGCTCTGGTCGGAGGATTCCTCTTCGGATTCTTCGACACGGTGGCAATATGGGTCCAGTCCAGCCAGGTTGTCCCGTGGCAGTTCGTCCAGATGCTGCCATACGTGATGACTATCATCATCGTGGCAGGAATAATAGGAAAGGTCCGCCCGCCCAAGTGGGACGGCAGGCCCTACAAGAGGGAGTGA
- the surE gene encoding 5'/3'-nucleotidase SurE: MLRILITNDDGIYSKGIRAAVEAVKDLGEVYVVAPLFQRSASGRAMTLHKPLRAKLVNVPGAKVAYGLDGMPVDCVIFALARFTHFDLAISGINLGENLSTEITVSGTASAAIETATHGIPSIAISLEVDWGKTLSEGEGIDFSAASHFLRRIARAVLEKGLPEGVDMLNVNIPNDASPETKIEVTRLARRRYRPTIEERIDPRGHPYYWIVGRKCEKFEPGTDAYALKVERKISVTPINIDMTARVDFESVMKILNEKA; the protein is encoded by the coding sequence ATGCTCAGGATACTCATAACCAACGATGACGGGATTTATTCAAAGGGCATCCGTGCCGCTGTAGAGGCCGTTAAAGACCTTGGAGAGGTTTATGTCGTTGCTCCCCTCTTCCAGAGGAGCGCCAGCGGAAGAGCCATGACGCTTCACAAGCCGCTGAGGGCAAAGCTTGTGAACGTGCCTGGGGCAAAGGTTGCCTACGGCCTAGACGGCATGCCCGTTGATTGCGTCATCTTTGCTCTCGCAAGGTTCACCCACTTCGACCTGGCGATAAGCGGTATCAACCTCGGCGAGAACCTGAGTACAGAGATAACAGTCTCCGGAACGGCTTCCGCTGCCATAGAAACCGCCACCCACGGGATTCCCAGCATAGCGATAAGTCTCGAGGTCGACTGGGGAAAGACCCTCAGCGAGGGCGAAGGGATAGACTTCTCAGCTGCGTCCCACTTCCTGAGGAGAATAGCCAGGGCCGTCCTCGAGAAGGGCCTTCCAGAGGGCGTTGACATGCTCAACGTGAACATCCCGAACGATGCCAGCCCTGAGACGAAGATAGAAGTGACGAGGCTCGCGAGGAGAAGGTACCGGCCAACCATTGAGGAGCGCATCGACCCGAGGGGGCATCCTTACTACTGGATAGTCGGCAGGAAGTGCGAGAAGTTCGAGCCCGGGACGGATGCTTACGCCCTAAAGGTGGAGAGGAAGATCAGCGTGACGCCGATAAACATAGACATGACAGCGAGGGTGGACTTTGAGAGTGTGATGAAAATTTTGAATGAAAAGGCATGA
- a CDS encoding C39 family peptidase, whose amino-acid sequence MSSFAGALSISQIHAGASYVTPNEAILTAQKHLQWASSNLPNFKDWQNAKLSQPVVYYFPNGTKSAYEFTVLVNGKPDGFILVAAQRYMPSVLEFGKGETPSRRLGRIGAARIRGFSRRQHRLLYYGALSYSIDVGNGKAMDIHGRVVSFPKRIALFSKPYTRSLETSSIYPASTYVEKHIPNVPAWTTTDPGSYSNPYPYNMGSSGDPWSWWDGCAPIAASMVIAYYEPQLRDSWDREALIDVLHYTMKTDENGGTQISNVAPGIEDLHEEYQRISNMITLNNFVRNDYDAWLESRSTGFYDAISNINNDHPLLLLMLDGGSALDRSQDYGNHAVTVVGYVGYSSSFYWEIHDTWDSADHYIADGNWKDAWFVFVSRR is encoded by the coding sequence TTGAGTAGCTTTGCAGGAGCTCTGAGCATAAGCCAGATCCATGCCGGAGCCAGTTACGTAACGCCCAACGAGGCAATTCTCACAGCCCAAAAACATCTGCAGTGGGCATCTTCAAACCTGCCGAATTTCAAGGACTGGCAGAACGCAAAGCTGTCTCAGCCGGTAGTGTATTACTTCCCAAATGGCACTAAGAGTGCCTACGAGTTCACAGTGCTGGTGAATGGAAAGCCAGATGGTTTTATACTCGTTGCGGCGCAGAGATACATGCCCTCGGTTCTTGAGTTCGGGAAGGGAGAAACACCGAGCAGAAGGCTGGGAAGAATTGGTGCGGCCAGAATCAGGGGCTTCTCAAGGAGACAGCACAGATTGCTCTATTACGGTGCGTTGAGCTACAGCATAGACGTAGGGAACGGGAAAGCCATGGACATTCATGGCAGGGTCGTTTCCTTCCCAAAAAGAATCGCGTTATTCTCCAAACCATATACACGGTCTTTAGAGACGAGTAGTATATATCCTGCGTCCACTTACGTAGAAAAACATATCCCAAATGTACCGGCTTGGACCACAACGGATCCCGGGAGCTATTCAAATCCATATCCCTACAATATGGGTTCCAGTGGGGATCCATGGTCTTGGTGGGACGGATGTGCTCCAATAGCTGCTTCAATGGTGATAGCGTATTACGAACCTCAGCTTCGAGATTCTTGGGATAGAGAGGCGTTAATTGACGTTCTTCACTATACTATGAAAACAGATGAAAATGGGGGTACTCAGATTTCCAATGTAGCCCCAGGCATAGAAGATCTCCATGAAGAGTACCAGCGTATTTCAAACATGATAACACTCAATAACTTCGTCAGAAATGACTATGATGCTTGGCTGGAAAGCCGTTCAACTGGATTCTATGATGCAATATCTAATATCAACAATGACCATCCCCTTTTACTGTTGATGCTCGATGGCGGTTCTGCATTAGACCGCTCCCAGGATTATGGGAACCATGCAGTTACCGTGGTTGGCTACGTTGGATATTCCTCTTCATTCTATTGGGAGATTCATGATACATGGGACAGCGCAGATCATTACATAGCAGACGGAAATTGGAAGGATGCATGGTTTGTCTTCGTTAGCAGGAGGTAA
- a CDS encoding BMP family protein → MKKWLSLFLIGLLAISVVASGCIGGGEETTTKGKIAIVYDVGGRGDLSFNDMAYLGASKAAKDFNLELVEVQSAKETDYLQNLETLAQQGDYEIIIAVGFMMTDAVKQVAAKYPDQKFAIIDGFDPEMPDNVMMILFKENEGSALVGALAGMIAANDDKDKVGIVLGMEIPVLYKFEAGYRFGVSWGVDYYNQKMGTNKKVDVIYQYTGTFTDAAKGKAAAQAQLQQGAWVIYQVAGGTGVGVFDAVAEALKAQSKDMGPPFAIGVDSAQDWIKPGVIIASMMKRVDVGVYTAVKAAVEGTFKGGVVELGLKEGGVGISTIEDVKEMFNSLPEDTKKQKLQELGFDSEDQLFAKLEETRKQVPDWIWQAIDELKQKIINGEIQVPAPMDKDGIEKIRNANDWTEMMG, encoded by the coding sequence ATGAAGAAGTGGTTAAGTCTGTTTTTAATCGGCCTCCTGGCCATTAGTGTCGTGGCCAGCGGCTGCATAGGTGGGGGAGAAGAGACCACTACCAAGGGCAAGATAGCCATCGTCTATGACGTCGGTGGCAGGGGTGACCTGAGCTTCAACGACATGGCTTATCTCGGTGCTTCAAAGGCAGCCAAGGACTTCAACCTGGAGCTGGTTGAGGTTCAGAGTGCCAAGGAGACCGACTATCTCCAGAACCTTGAGACCCTTGCCCAGCAGGGCGACTATGAGATAATTATCGCTGTCGGTTTCATGATGACCGATGCTGTTAAGCAGGTTGCCGCCAAGTATCCAGACCAGAAGTTCGCCATCATCGACGGATTTGATCCAGAGATGCCAGACAACGTCATGATGATACTCTTCAAGGAGAACGAGGGTTCAGCACTCGTCGGTGCTCTTGCAGGAATGATCGCCGCCAACGACGATAAGGACAAGGTCGGTATCGTCCTCGGCATGGAGATCCCGGTTCTCTACAAGTTCGAGGCTGGATACAGGTTCGGTGTTTCATGGGGTGTTGACTACTACAACCAGAAGATGGGCACCAACAAGAAGGTCGACGTTATCTACCAGTACACCGGAACCTTCACCGACGCGGCTAAGGGTAAGGCTGCCGCCCAGGCCCAGCTCCAGCAGGGCGCTTGGGTCATCTACCAGGTCGCCGGTGGAACTGGTGTCGGTGTCTTTGATGCCGTCGCCGAGGCTCTGAAGGCCCAGAGTAAGGACATGGGACCGCCGTTCGCCATCGGTGTTGACTCAGCCCAGGACTGGATCAAGCCGGGCGTCATTATCGCAAGCATGATGAAGAGGGTTGACGTCGGTGTCTACACCGCCGTTAAAGCGGCCGTCGAGGGCACCTTCAAGGGCGGTGTCGTCGAACTCGGTCTCAAGGAGGGCGGTGTTGGAATAAGCACTATCGAGGACGTTAAGGAGATGTTCAACTCCCTCCCAGAGGACACCAAGAAGCAGAAGCTCCAGGAGCTCGGATTCGACAGTGAGGACCAGCTCTTCGCCAAGCTCGAGGAGACCAGAAAGCAGGTTCCCGATTGGATCTGGCAGGCCATTGACGAGCTCAAGCAGAAGATAATCAACGGTGAGATCCAGGTTCCAGCGCCAATGGACAAGGACGGCATTGAGAAGATAAGGAACGCCAACGACTGGACCGAGATGATGGGTTGA
- a CDS encoding phosphoribosyltransferase: MKKFPAYLASWDDIEKWAKEGAWKVLEDGWRPDVIVGLARGGWIAARLYCDYLGVKDLVSLKVEHWGVTATPDGKARLKYGSNYDMSGKNVLIVDDISDTGESLTLAKNYVENQKPAEVRAATLLTIRGSRFNPDYYGEEIDWAWIIFPWNFVEDMINLVNNLFEEKEALTTDEIVELFKELHGIDVPKGRLEEALRMAERRKVFKFRDGAWRKA, encoded by the coding sequence ATGAAGAAGTTTCCGGCTTATCTCGCTTCTTGGGACGATATAGAGAAGTGGGCAAAGGAGGGCGCATGGAAGGTTCTTGAAGACGGCTGGAGACCGGACGTTATAGTCGGTCTTGCCAGAGGCGGCTGGATTGCGGCAAGACTTTACTGCGACTACCTCGGCGTTAAGGACCTCGTCAGCCTCAAGGTGGAGCACTGGGGTGTTACAGCCACTCCGGACGGAAAGGCAAGACTCAAGTACGGCAGCAACTACGACATGAGCGGAAAGAATGTTCTTATTGTGGACGACATCAGTGACACTGGAGAGAGCTTAACCCTAGCGAAGAATTACGTGGAGAACCAGAAGCCGGCAGAGGTTAGGGCGGCAACACTGCTTACAATAAGAGGCTCCCGCTTCAACCCAGACTACTACGGCGAGGAGATCGACTGGGCCTGGATAATCTTCCCCTGGAACTTCGTGGAGGACATGATAAACCTCGTTAACAACCTTTTCGAGGAGAAGGAAGCCCTAACCACCGATGAAATCGTCGAGCTCTTCAAGGAGCTCCATGGCATTGATGTTCCGAAAGGTAGACTTGAGGAAGCCCTCAGAATGGCCGAGCGCAGGAAGGTTTTTAAGTTCCGCGACGGAGCCTGGCGCAAAGCCTGA
- a CDS encoding ABC transporter ATP-binding protein, translating into MEEVPLIQMKNIVKVYSDGTKALKGVDFSVKKGEIHGLLGENGAGKTTLMKILSGMIKPTEGKIYINGEEVHFKSPADALEKGIGIVHQHFTLVEVFNALENIILGMEGHSLFSKIDVEKATEKLQKLMDELNFQVPLDIPVEKLPVGVQQRIEILKMLFRDVDILILDEPTAVLTPIEVKELFRVLRLLKSQGKTIIFISHKLKEVIEITDRVTVLRKGELIGTIDTKDATPQILAKMMVGREVVLRVEKPPKEPGAPILRVENLWVKGDRGEDAVKGLSFEVRAGEIFGIAGVEGNGQTELIEAITGLRKVEKGKVILNDKDITGRPPRELYDLGLAHIPEDRINMGLIVDMSVAENSILGLQWREKFKGPLNSIRWNAVREHAKKLVEQFDIVVPGITAPAKSLSGGNQQKLIVAREVSKEPVLIVASQPTRGVDVASTEYIRNYLVKLRNENKAVLLVSADLDEVTQLSDRMAVMYEGEFMGIVKPEEVTEEEIGMMMGGIRRE; encoded by the coding sequence ATGGAAGAAGTGCCGCTGATACAGATGAAGAACATTGTAAAGGTCTACTCCGACGGTACGAAGGCCTTGAAGGGGGTTGACTTTTCCGTTAAAAAGGGCGAGATTCATGGTCTGTTAGGTGAGAACGGAGCGGGTAAGACTACCCTCATGAAGATCCTCTCCGGTATGATAAAGCCCACGGAGGGTAAAATCTACATAAACGGTGAGGAGGTTCACTTTAAGAGCCCCGCCGATGCCCTGGAAAAGGGCATTGGTATCGTTCACCAGCACTTCACGCTTGTTGAGGTGTTTAACGCCCTTGAGAACATAATCCTCGGAATGGAGGGGCACAGTTTATTCTCAAAGATAGATGTGGAAAAGGCCACGGAAAAGCTCCAGAAGCTGATGGACGAGCTAAACTTCCAGGTTCCCCTTGATATCCCTGTTGAGAAGCTGCCCGTCGGTGTCCAGCAAAGGATTGAAATCCTCAAGATGCTCTTCAGGGATGTCGACATACTTATCCTCGATGAGCCCACGGCTGTTCTCACCCCGATAGAAGTCAAGGAGCTCTTCAGGGTTCTCCGCCTGCTCAAGAGCCAGGGCAAGACGATAATCTTCATCAGCCACAAGCTCAAGGAGGTCATTGAGATAACCGACCGCGTTACGGTCCTCAGAAAGGGTGAACTCATAGGCACGATAGACACCAAGGACGCCACGCCGCAGATACTCGCCAAGATGATGGTTGGAAGGGAGGTCGTTCTCAGGGTGGAGAAGCCCCCCAAAGAGCCGGGAGCGCCTATTCTTAGGGTTGAGAACCTGTGGGTTAAGGGCGACAGAGGTGAGGACGCCGTCAAGGGTCTCTCCTTTGAGGTTCGCGCCGGCGAAATATTCGGTATAGCCGGCGTTGAGGGCAACGGTCAGACAGAGCTCATAGAGGCCATAACCGGTCTCAGGAAGGTTGAGAAAGGAAAGGTCATTCTTAACGATAAGGACATCACCGGCAGGCCACCGAGGGAACTCTACGACCTCGGGCTGGCCCACATTCCAGAGGACAGAATAAATATGGGTCTCATCGTCGACATGAGCGTCGCCGAGAACTCGATCCTCGGTCTTCAGTGGAGGGAGAAATTCAAGGGGCCGCTTAACTCGATAAGGTGGAACGCCGTCAGGGAGCACGCTAAAAAACTCGTTGAGCAGTTCGATATAGTCGTTCCAGGCATAACCGCTCCAGCAAAGAGCCTGAGCGGTGGAAACCAGCAGAAGCTCATCGTTGCCAGAGAGGTCAGCAAGGAGCCTGTCTTGATAGTCGCGTCCCAGCCCACGAGGGGTGTCGACGTTGCCTCCACCGAGTACATCAGGAACTACCTCGTCAAGCTTAGGAACGAGAACAAGGCCGTTCTGCTCGTTTCCGCCGACCTTGATGAGGTAACCCAGCTGAGCGACAGGATGGCCGTCATGTATGAGGGAGAGTTCATGGGCATCGTGAAGCCCGAGGAGGTCACAGAGGAAGAGATTGGAATGATGATGGGAGGGATCAGACGTGAATGA
- a CDS encoding metal ABC transporter solute-binding protein, Zn/Mn family, which translates to MRARTLLIALLLIGSLIPLTSGAGEKPLVVTSIAPLATIVQDAFGDSVEVVYIIPLGADPHEYQLRASQIELLRQADVIVTTGGHLPMEKKIAELKEEGTITGETLFIDDYKAEGFRYLSEHWYNSKDNPHGIWLDPYNAMAIAQATEKALEKADPYNAELYRKEFESFRERVGTIVEAYKALMTENRTAVIQMPSNQYAIEWLGIKAVASIKPEEEVPALGVDELVSTARKTDLIVYGKESPDQLKEAAKELAVKSGKPLAEITVFWKDKPYTEVLIENSAAVVKALGEKPPEELAEARTDVTQYVVVSIIVGLVLGTALGVILKK; encoded by the coding sequence ATGAGGGCGAGAACTCTACTCATAGCGTTGCTTTTAATCGGATCACTCATTCCACTCACCAGTGGAGCTGGAGAAAAGCCCCTCGTGGTGACGAGTATAGCACCTTTGGCAACGATAGTTCAGGATGCCTTCGGGGATTCTGTGGAGGTTGTCTACATAATCCCCCTCGGCGCAGATCCGCACGAGTACCAGCTGAGGGCAAGCCAGATCGAGCTCCTGCGCCAGGCAGACGTCATAGTGACTACCGGAGGCCATTTACCCATGGAAAAGAAAATCGCCGAGCTGAAAGAGGAAGGAACAATAACCGGCGAGACGCTCTTCATAGACGACTACAAAGCTGAAGGCTTCCGGTATCTAAGCGAGCACTGGTACAACAGCAAGGACAACCCACATGGTATATGGCTCGATCCCTACAACGCGATGGCAATAGCTCAGGCAACCGAGAAAGCCCTCGAAAAGGCCGACCCGTACAATGCCGAGCTATACAGAAAAGAGTTCGAGAGCTTCAGGGAGCGCGTTGGGACTATCGTCGAGGCTTATAAGGCCCTCATGACGGAAAACAGGACTGCTGTTATACAGATGCCCTCCAACCAGTACGCCATTGAGTGGCTCGGCATAAAGGCAGTTGCCTCGATAAAGCCAGAGGAAGAAGTCCCAGCACTTGGAGTTGACGAGCTCGTCTCCACCGCCAGGAAAACCGACCTCATAGTTTATGGAAAGGAAAGCCCTGACCAGCTGAAGGAGGCAGCCAAAGAGTTAGCTGTAAAGAGCGGGAAGCCCCTGGCCGAGATAACGGTCTTCTGGAAGGACAAGCCCTACACGGAGGTGCTTATAGAGAACAGCGCCGCGGTGGTCAAGGCGCTCGGAGAAAAGCCCCCTGAAGAACTAGCCGAGGCCAGGACAGACGTCACACAGTATGTCGTCGTTTCCATCATTGTCGGCCTTGTCTTAGGCACTGCTCTTGGAGTAATCCTCAAGAAGTGA
- the ftsY gene encoding signal recognition particle-docking protein FtsY — MFGKLKEKLGSFVEKVSQTEIREKDVENALWDLELELLEADVALETVEALREKIKEKLVGQKVKIGTNKKELVEKAVREAVLEVLTPEKRIDLLKMIRSKEEKPFVIAFVGFNGSGKTTTIAKLAHWLKKNGLSVVIAASDTFRAGAIEQVEEHAKRVGVKVIKHSYGADPAAVAYDAIQHAKARGVDVVLIDTAGRNELNRNLMDEMKKIVRVTKPDLVIFVGDSLAGNAVVEQAKQFNEAVKIDGVILTKLDADARGGAALSISHAIGAPILFVGVGQGYDDLKPFDEKWFVERIFGEE; from the coding sequence ATGTTCGGAAAGCTGAAAGAGAAGTTAGGCTCATTCGTCGAGAAGGTTTCCCAGACTGAGATAAGAGAGAAAGACGTCGAGAACGCCCTCTGGGATCTTGAGCTGGAACTCCTCGAGGCCGACGTTGCCCTCGAAACGGTGGAGGCTCTCAGGGAGAAGATAAAAGAGAAGCTCGTCGGTCAGAAGGTTAAGATAGGGACAAACAAGAAGGAACTAGTCGAGAAAGCCGTAAGAGAGGCTGTTCTGGAGGTGCTGACCCCAGAGAAGAGGATAGACCTCCTCAAGATGATCCGCTCAAAGGAAGAAAAGCCCTTCGTCATAGCCTTTGTTGGCTTCAACGGCTCGGGGAAGACCACGACCATAGCCAAGCTCGCCCACTGGCTCAAGAAGAACGGCCTTTCCGTCGTCATAGCAGCGAGCGACACCTTCAGAGCAGGGGCAATAGAGCAGGTAGAAGAGCACGCAAAGCGTGTTGGTGTTAAGGTTATCAAGCACTCCTACGGCGCTGATCCGGCGGCGGTAGCCTACGACGCAATACAGCACGCGAAGGCGAGGGGCGTTGATGTCGTTCTCATAGACACCGCCGGAAGGAATGAGCTCAACAGGAACCTTATGGACGAAATGAAGAAGATAGTGCGCGTTACCAAGCCTGACCTTGTCATCTTCGTCGGCGACAGCTTAGCCGGAAACGCCGTGGTAGAGCAGGCAAAGCAGTTCAACGAGGCTGTTAAGATAGACGGGGTAATTCTCACAAAGCTCGATGCCGACGCCCGTGGTGGGGCCGCACTCAGCATAAGCCACGCCATAGGGGCGCCGATACTCTTCGTCGGCGTCGGTCAGGGCTACGACGACCTCAAGCCCTTCGACGAGAAGTGGTTCGTGGAGAGGATTTTTGGGGAGGAGTGA